The following are encoded together in the Fusarium keratoplasticum isolate Fu6.1 chromosome 1, whole genome shotgun sequence genome:
- a CDS encoding DH domain-containing protein: MDHDMDMALHAGLQPDLQDVDSGLGNPNFEPHQDLHRHPQRHRLHRSRDLGLDHERRLVRDADAQAQAYLQGQLPHDPELRHHQHPEHHLLDPALAAAPASHLDYHGAYSHPPAPYADDVLDPTSANAHHAFTPVNPDDFYKSYRAIPFQNHPETLPMAASTPRPSLRSNGDGSTPKHPVLSPTRTNLRSASNPVDNRPALPGYKPTASHPSVRDLKKRFDQNGAAPSSIPRAPAHTGAAAKTRRDVGGPSTQPRNGATSYSTLRDGSGTSNSPSASSSSARSQRSRFVAEDQVSNNSQSFASRIGKPRSAVSGNPNASKSMTNLAPKSPPQPTSASPTPSRSQGLLFGEILPEQRNFLTAGYGIEGVRPRRTSESSLHHPWSHQRSLSDPPDVAEPSSPSTWYRSLNGDGVDGQPAQDPAHKGHTRSQSDIPKSQSGSAPSRKTPSRKGTASNTTAGGGSASKLPRSVRKLSSPSDTTPSSTRSNSPSTFKRPPTVNGRISRAGTPTSRAKTPTSRAKTPTQGGVTRKAAPRSLVTPTSNNRLQANIIAPPPKLSPPLRSSRPRQPVSVATTASSRMRAVERARSPAPPSFPPSKIAEPSPRRRKISVGPIDFEQRREHIRLAYTKSIRESQALEARQKAAERRRRDMEATAKAKAKAAAAASASTGTSPRTPEPDAVESPATSDIPPVPPIPDSHAMPEPPVIQEPGSPELSTATEVQNALNVIDPGVSHGQAHLDTHEDHPSPAMDDSTMSPVDIASALPPAALTIASPEVTPPAESVVRDSDSPTLGVPGSFPAPSPIADAVVRPQTAVSATSETTQFDNEPQTTPPRPVLSPLQVPITIVKPPSPQAQRTVTPPKVEYQYPFHDEPDSPVQPRTTHDTIQDSHDTTPRHSAVEEPVIPGAFTVFEEDVRSQPDHQSLFEATIAVLPSHPPYEEPRPAEEREETVPFPRIEHDYESECQTESEADEGAVHYHHEDDGAITDTCTEETDDHNRTEECRSESQFDDRVSSHRASTCESFDADGTDDNEYPHYEHQRPESSTNLMVPTLSAPNRASQQSTWTDYTVDSAEVSPATRSPAFPDIDDEDDNGDHGHVTIFETMSIHRDRGPTIRPLEMHSTQPEVRPSIDSSRSPYLGHQLPELDTGDGFSVPYLSNRASKSFSYFPSPNHEPPPIPASTSGSACNSQRASGVFYEQSQSGSTFVNSERGSEDYMPTMMTPQSMDTASLGTQNQYFADSATLNGDGASEAQDKNGPTGKEKQRLIQRRNVIKELVDTEAVFVRDMNIVEEIYKGTAEACPKLDGNTVKLIFRNTDEIISFHTSFFAQVKEAVSAVYAMQGRRSNLSREGSFMSEPGHLNPADIDDAKDRTVALGPVFKANMEKMKLAHEGFLRNSDGAAKRLIQIQQDPTVKVWLNECNEVAKDLTAAWDLDSLLIKPMQRITKYPNLIMTLLQHTPQDHPDREGLLEAKDILETAIIEINKTKKNFELVGQIVGRKRKESDVKAGFARAFGKRVDKLQGSGSRQSEDADYAKLNEKFGDDYLRLQVVLRDVEFYTRQVSAYVHEFLQYLSSIELVMRLQPGNYPELESKWVQFNISIQDLEKVALEEHLSQVRKHVIEPFEHVIKAYGNPSLAMKKRQKRRVDFERYEQLKRAGKSIDSKLNELVEQYEALNDTLKKELPKLSALTEKIGNICLGNFVNIQAKWYGIWKEKMKVVLGDCPDMPDLKDVVATFHRDFPYAQEQVANVGILNPAYRGRVSQSTTRSMDEASSLRIRSRPSENDSRGRGHSVNGEQAPGLPPPDVLKRHSGSYTMSPTSAGAGTIPSPHQYYYRDYYAGISGHQQGTASPLSPEMPGSSRSFAASTRPSTGRSFDSGGLPRQSSDSNTHHLRDSHTTYSSQNQPQEGRRFSGLFHSALPMADGPEDSARSSRASSRERGPTADGYNVLWLAASLFEFNIATTKHEAGYPYLVYQAGEIFDVIAEKGELWLAKNQDDPSDQVGWIWSKHFAKLADF; this comes from the exons ATGGACCACGACATGGATATGGCCCTCCACGCGGGCCTCCAGCCGGACCTCCAAGACGTCGACTCGGGCCTTGGAAATCCCAATTTCGAGCCTCACCAAGACCTACATCGCCATCCCCAACGACACCGACTCCATCGCTCCCgcgacctcggcctcgaccacGAACGCCGGCTCGTCCGCGACGCTGACGCTCAAGCCCAGGCCTACCTCCAGGGCCAGCTGCCTCACGACCCTGAGctccgccatcatcagcacccAGAGCATCACCTCCTCGATCCTGCTCTCGCAGCCGCCCCTGCATCCCATCTCGACTATCACGGCGCCTACTCCCACCCTCCCGCGCCGTACGCCGACGACGTCCTCGACCCGACCTCCGCAAACGCCCATCATGCCTTCACCCCCGTAAATCCCGACGACTTTTACAAGAGCTACCGGGCAATCCCCTTCCAGAACCACCCCGAGACACTTCCCATGGCCGCCTCCACCCCGCGCCCGTCGTTGCGCTCCAACGGTGACGGCTCTACCCCCAAGCACCCCGTTCTCTCCCCAACCAGAACCAACCTGCGTTCCGCCTCAAATCCCGTCGACAACAGGCCCGCCCTCCCGGGCTACAAGCCCACTGCATCTCACCCCAGCGTGAGGGACCTCAAGAAGCGGTTCGACCAGAATGGTGCTGCACCTTCTTCAATCCCCCGTGCCCCGGCGCATACAGGTGCTGCAGCTAAGACTAGGCGGGATGTCGGCGGGCCCAGTACACAGCCGCGAAACGGTGCAACGTCTTACTCGACATTGCGTGACGGCTCCGGCACGTCAAATAGTCCGTctgcatcctcctcgtcggctcGTTCTCAGAGGTCTAGGTTTGTTGCCGAGGATCAGGTCTCGAATAATTCTCAATCGTTTGCGAGTCGTATAGGCAAACCACGAAGCGCCGTTAGTGGAAACCCAAATGCCTCCAAATCCATGACCAACCTAGCACCAAAATCCCCACCTCAACCAACTTCTGCTTCCCCCACACCTTCTCGTTCTCAAGGCTTGCTGTTCGGCGAGATCCTCCCCGAGCAGCGCAACTTCTTGACTGCTGGTTATGGCATTGAGGGCGTCCGCCCACGGAGGACGTCTGAATCCAGCCTGCACCATCCCTGGAGCCACCAGAGAAGCCTATCTGACCCACCAGATGTCGCCGAGCCCTCGTCCCCAAGCACCTGGTATCGTAGCCTCAACGGCGACGGTGTTGACGGCCAGCCCGCACAGGATCCCGCTCACAAAGGCCACACGCGGTCACAGAGCGATATTCCCAAATCTCAATCGGGCTCTGCCCCCTCCCGCAAGACGCCTTCTCGAAAAGGCACCGCCTCTAATACCACCGCCGGGGGTGGATCTGCGTCCAAGCTACCGCGCTCAGTGAGAAAACTCAGCAGTCCAAGCGATACGACACCCTCATCGACACGCTCCAACTCCCCCTCTACTTTCAAAAGGCCACCAACGGTTAATGGCCGAATATCAAGGGCAGGTACTCCAACAAGCCGAGCGAAAACACCGACTTCGAGAGCCAAGACACCCACCCAGGGCGGCGTCACTCGAAAAGCGGCACCTCGGTCTCTCGTCACACCAACAAGTAATAATCGGCTCCAGGCCAATATAATTGCTCCCCCGCCGAAGCTCTCTCCTCCCCTGAGGAGTTCTCGACCCCGACAACCTGTCTCCGTGGCCACCACGGCAAGCTCACGAATGAGGGCAGTAGAGAGGGCTAGGTCCCCGGCTCCCCCTTCCTTCCCACCGTCCAAGATTGCAGAGCCATCCCCTCGACGGCGAAAGATATCTGTCGGTCCGATCGATTTCGAGCAGCGGCGAGAACACATTCGACTCGCGTATACTAAGTCTATCCGTGAGAGCCAGGCCCTCGAGGCACGGCAGAAGGCAGCGGAACGAAGGCGGAGGGATATGGAGGCTACtgcaaaggcaaaggcaaaggccgccgctgccgcttcTGCCTCTACGGGGACATCACCGCGGACCCCAGAGCCAGATGCAGTAGAGTCTCCAGCGACCTCCGATATCCCTCCAGTTCCGCCGATTCCAGACAGTCATGCAATGCCGGAGCCACCAGTCATCCAAGAGCCTGGTTCTCCAGAATTATCTACAGCTACAGAAGTCCAAAATGCCTTGAACGTGATAGATCCTGGAGTGTCACACGGACAGGCTCATCTGGATACCCACGAGGATCACCCTTCACCAGCGATGGACGACTCGACGATGAGTCCTGTTGATATTGCATCAGCATTACCACCAGCTGCACTGACAATTGCAAGCCCAGAAGTGACACCACCTGCTGAGTCTGTGGTCCGGGATTCAGATTCACCTACACTCGGCGTCCCTGGCAGCTTCCCAGCCCCCAGCCCTATCGCCGATGCTGTAGTACGGCCTCAAACTGCAGTTTCAGCAACGTCAGAAACGACCCAGTTCGATAACGAGCCACAGACGACTCCGCCAAGGCCTGTCCTGTCTCCGCTTCAAGTGCCAATCACCATTGTCAAACCACCAAGCCCGCAGGCACAGAGGACTGTCACACCTCCAAAGGTCGAGTATCAGTACCCATTCCACGATGAGCCCGATTCGCCGGTACAGCCGAGAACCACGCACGATACGATCCAGGACTCCCATGACACGACACCGAGGCACAGCGCGGTTGAGGAGCCTGTGATCCCGGGAGCGTTCACTGTATTTGAGGAGGATGTTCGCTCTCAACCAGATCATCAGTCACTGTTCGAGGCTACCATTGCCGTCTtgccatctcatccaccCTACGAGGAACCGCGGCCAGCCGAGGAGCGGGAAGAGACGGTGCCGTTTCCTCGCATCGAGCATGATTATGAATCAGAATGTCAGACAGAATCGGAGGCAGATGAGGGCGCTGTGCATTATCAccatgaggatgatggcgcTATCACCGATACCTGCACCGAGGAGACGGATGACCACAACAGAACTGAAGAGTGCAGGTCGGAATCGCAATTTGACGATCGGGTTTCTTCTCATCGGGCCTCTACCTGCGAATCTTTCGATGCTGACGGCACAGACGATAACGAATACCCCCATTATGAGCATCAGCGCCCAGAGTCTTCAACGAATCTCATGGTACCGACACTGTCTGCACCTAACCGAGCAAGTCAACAGTCGACATGGACGGACTACACCGTCGATAGCGCTGAGGTGTCTCCTGCAACCCGCTCGCCAGCCTTCCCAGacattgatgatgaggacgacaATGGCGACCATGGCCATGTGACAATCTTCGAAACCATGTCTATTCATAGAGATCGAGGGCCGACAATCCGACCCCTAGAGATGCACAGTACTCAGCCTGAAGTCCGTCCCTCGATAGACTCGAGTCGATCGCCATACCTAGGCCATCAGCTTCCGGAACTTGATACAGGTGATGGATTCTCGGTCCCTTATCTCTCCAACAGGGCGAGCAAGAGCTTCTCCTACTTTCCGTCACCGAATCACGAACCCCCACCTATTCCTGCCTCGACATCTGGCTCAGCGTGCAACTCTCAGAGGGCTTCCGGTGTGTTTTATGAACAGTCGCAAAGCGGAAGCACATTCGTCAACTCTGAACGTGGCTCGGAAGATTATATGCCAACAATGATGACTCCTCAGTCAATGGACACAGCCTCCCTGGGGACACAGAACCAATATTTTGCCGACTCAGCGACGCTCAATGGCGACGGGGCCTCCGAGGCACAGGACAAGAACGGGCCGACAGGAAAGGAGAAGCAGCGGCTGATTCAACGTCGAAACGTAATCAAGGAACTTGTCGACACTGAGGCCGTATTTGTCCGGGATATGAATATCGTCGAAGAAATCTACAAGGGGACGGCCGAAGCATGCCCCAAGCTCGACGGCAACACTGTGAAGCTCATTTTCCGCAACACGGATGAGATCATCTCGTTCCACACTTCATTCTTTGCTCAAGTCAAGGAAGCAGTCTCAGCCGTCTATGCAATGCAGGGTCGGCGCTCGAATCTCTCCAGAGAGGGCTCATTCATGTCGGAGCCTGGTCACTTGAACCCCGCGGATATCGATGATGCCAAGGATCGGACTGTCGCGCTCGGCCCTGTTTTCAAGGCCAATATGGAAAAGATGAAGCTGGCTCATGAGGGCTTCTTGAGGAACAGTGACGGAGCGGCAAAGCGCCTCATTCAGATCCAGCAAGATCCCACTGTCAAGGTGTGGCTGAACGAATGCAATGAGGTTGCCAAGGACTTGACAGCTGCATGGGACTTGGActccctcctcatcaagccaATGCAGCGCATTACCAAATACCCCAATCTCATCATGACTCTTCTCCAGCACACGCCGCAGGACCACCCCGACCGAGAAGGCCTTCTTGAGGCCAAAGATATTCTCGAAACAGCCATTATCGAGATTAACAAAACCAAGAAGAACTTTGAACTGGTCGGGCAAATCGTGGGAAGGAAACGGAAAGAGTCTGATGTCAAGGCTGGGTTTGCGCGGGCATTCGGAAAACGAGTTGATAAACTTCAGGGTTCGGGCAGCCGCCAATCCGAGGACGCCGACTatgccaagctcaacgagaAGTTTGGTGACGATTATCTGCGACTGCAGGTCGTGCTCCGGGATGTCGAATTCTACACGAGACAAGTTTCAGCCTATGTCCACGAGTTTCTCCAGTATTTGTCGTCGATCGAGCTGGTCATGAGACTCCAGCCTGGAAACTATCCCGAGCTGGAGAGCAAGTGGGTTCAATTCAACATCTCGATACAGGATTTGGAAAAGGTTGCGCTTGAGGAACAT CTGTCACAAGTTCGAAAGCATGTTATTGAGCCGTTTGAACATGTTATCAAGGCATATGGCAACCCATCACtggccatgaagaagcgGCAAAAGCGCCGCGTGGACTTTGAGCGTTACGAGCAGTTGAAGCGTGCGGGCAAGAGCATCGACTCGAAGCTCAACGAGCTTGTCGAGCAATACGAGGCCCTGAACGACACTCTCAAGAAAGAGCTTCCCAAACTGTCTGCCCTGACAGAAAAGATCGGCAACATTTGTCTTGGCAACTTTGTCAATATCCAGGCGAAGTGGTACGGTATctggaaggagaagatgaaggtGGTGCTGGGTGACTGCCCTGACATGCCAGACCTCAAGGATGTTGTTGCCACCTTCCATCGAGATTTCCCATACGCACAAGAGCAGGTGGCCAATGTTGGAATCCTCAACCCTGCATATCGTGGCAGAGTCTCTCAATCAACCACACGAAGCATGGATGAAGCATCATCCCTCAGGATACGGTCACGCCCATCGGAGAACGATTCGCGAGGCCGGGGTCATTCCGTCAATGGCGAACAGGCACCAGGTCTCCCACCTCCAGATGTGCTCAAGCGTCACAGCGGTTCATACACCATGTCGCCCACCAGCGCTGGAGCGGGAACCATCCCCAGTCCGCACCAGTATTACTACCGTGATTATTATGCTGGTATCAGCGGTCACCAGCAAGGCACTGCGTCACCCTTATCCCCAGAGATGCCAGGCAGCTCACGGTCCTTTGCTGCTTCCACCAGACCAAGCACGGGACGAAGCTTTGATTCTGGTGGTCTTCCAAGACAGAGCTCCGACTCGAATACGCACCACCTCCGAGATTCACACACCACATACAGTTCTCAGAACCAGCCTCAGGAAGGACGGCGGTTCTCTGGCCTCTTCCACTCAGCATTGCCGATGGCTGACGGACCGGAAGACAGTGCCCGGTCGTCCCGTGCATCATCACGGGAACGGGGACCGACAGCAGATGGGTACAATGTGCTCTGGCTAGCAGCATCGTTATTTGAGTTCAACATTGCTACGACAAAGCATGAAGCTGGTTACCCATACCTGGTTTATCAGGCTGGCGAG ATTTTCGATGTGATCGCGGAGAAAGGAGAGCTCTGGTTGGCAAAGAACCAGGACGATCCCAGTGACCAGGTCGGATGGATCTGGTCGAAACATTTTGCCAAGCTGGCCGATTTCTAG
- a CDS encoding Telomerase reverse transcriptase, producing the protein MIVGKKRKLDPEDTSNTPKKKSSCSDTPVRRDLLERCYVRVTTLRDHVLSSLPRGSRLRRKKVASIGQGDNIGEVESQLSRLLDSSLVCFRDQARDSDDTRWEQWLVFSQKEDESYVSISDGITGSMYSQSEIVDFVVWLLFSRDLKAGRRPKHLLCDGFRKSAGPADRGNTSIPGLFSLYPNSHVKALREAPWPQLLALLGRAGEKIMIDLLVDTSVYINIQAGFNNYYQLTGVPLSELDLPGGNVSLGNGSSNECRKPADITLVRSRIFYAKPSLTSRGSIQPGYKHIHVLNRYPRVPDPSDPQKSDQNVQRQHMLKIMMYMFPRQFGLHNVFTSQVDFSKTSQKFQDYTLREDEIAPAFQPKPGQTGIQMPKIPKRLRGDLEQLVERLQTRHGRCSYVELLRHYCPCVFDRPHRTRKPKMEKDFVSSHKPKQSQLVSTASRRRRAFSQKPPEKVWANTQIPALPECKSLVDLATPTSQVSAFCQAVLSKIIPHKFWGDEDVQKHNESMIMQKIDHFVKLRRFETMSLHEMSQDLKIPDITWLQPPGSAGQKPSKTDTAKRHEIFHEFLYFVFDSLLIPLIRNNFYVTESNTHRYQVFYFRHEIWKRIAEPAMADLKADMFEEVRLDEALAVLQSRRLGFSQVRLLPKGDKLRPIMNLRRRALTRGASKTLGPSINTILGPVHTLLKLEKDANPSKLGSTMFSVSDIYTRLKLFKESLGPSHDKLYFAKIDVKAAFDTIPQPAVIKLMGSIPSQDKYTIMKHAEVKPGERALLEGEKSSSKAIRRWHATALTEGEPFNFTTRLERDLAGKKKNTVFVDSAMRKTHSVGELLRLLTQHVEQNLVKVGKKYYRQKIGIPQGSVLSSFLCNYFYADLEAQYLGFLASPDTLLLRLIDDFLLVTLDQDKAVRFVDTMHQGVPEYGVVVNPAKTLVNFDMSHDGTPVRKVDGQAGFPYCGTTINCQTLEITKDRQRDANLDVSASLTVDFGRTPGQNFQRKVLNAFKIQSHLMFYDTSHNSTRTVLTSLQGAFGETAKKMWAYLRCLGKSRQPSGELVVRTIMKVIDVAFLLLTSKSRTMRYPQYKCDVRKSQVALVACLAFREVLAAKQSRYQQVVAWLRKEVDRLASGKQYESRSNSQT; encoded by the exons ATGATCGTAgggaagaagcgcaagcttGACCCCGAAGACACGTCAAACAcaccaaagaagaaaagttCATGCAGTGACACGCCTGTGAGACGCGATCTTTTGGAGCGCTGCTATGTTAGGGTCACTACACTAAGAGACCATGTTCTCTCCAGCTTGCCGCGAGGTTCCCGCCTTCGACGCAAGAAAGTGGCATCAATCGGCCAGGGCGACAACATTGGAGAAGTTGAGAGTCAATTGTCTCGGCTATTGGATTCATCTCTTGTTTGTTTTCGTGACCAAGCTCGCGACAGCGATGACACGCGATGGGAGCAATGGCTTGTCTTCTCGCAGAAGGAAGATGAATCTTATGTTAGCATTTCGGATGGAATCACCGGTTCCATGTATTCGCAGTCAGAG ATTGTCGACTTTGTCGTGTGGCTCCTGTTCTCTAGAGACTTAAAAGCTGGACGACGGCCGAAACATTTACTTTGCGACGGCTTCAGAAAATCAGCTGGACCAGCTGATCGGGGAAATACAAGTATCCCGGGACTCTTCAGCCTCTACCCCAACTCCCATGTCAAGGCGCTTAGGGAAGCTCCTTGGCCACAGTTGCTGGCACTCCTGGGCCGAGCTGGCGAGAAGATCATGATCGACTTACTTGTTGATACTTCTGTCTACATCAATATACAGGCGGGTTTCAACAATTACTACCAGCTCACTG GTGTACCGTTGTCAGAGCTTGATCTTCCCGGGGGTAACGTATCACTTGGAAATGGATCTTCCAATGAATGCCGAAAGCCTGCAGATATCACATTGGTGAGAAGCAGAATATTCTATGCCAAGCCTTCTCTCACTTCTCGAGGCTCGATCCAACCTGGCTACAAGCACATCC ATGTTCTGAACAGATACCCCCGTGTTCCGGACCCAAGTGATCCCCAGAAATCTGATCAAAACGTTCAGCGACAACACATGCTGAAAATTATGATGTACATGTTTCCTCGTCAGTTTGGGCTACACAACGTCTTCACTTCGCAAGTGGATTTCTCCAAGACCTCCCAAAAGTTCCAGGACTATACGTTGAGAGAGGACGAAATCGCGCCAGCCTTCCAACCAAAGCCTGGACAGACTGGCATCCAGATGCCGAAGATACCCAAGAGGCTTCGTGGCGACTTGGAGCAACTGGTTGAGCGTCTGCAAACTCGCCATGGGCGTTGCTCATACGTTGAACTTTTGCGACATTATTGCCCCTGTGTCTTTGATAGACCCCATCGAACTCGGAAACCGAAGATGGAGAAAGAtttcgtctcatctcataAGCCCAAGCAGTCCCAACTTGTGTCAACAGCTTCGCGCCGAAGGAGGGCATTCTCTCAGAAGCCCCCTGAAAAGGTATGGGCAAACACGCAAATTCCAGCCTTACCAGAATGCAAGTCTCTTGTCGACCTCGCAACTCCGACGTCTCAGGTCTCGGCATTTTGTCAAGCGGTGCTGTCAAAAATCATCCCTCACAAATTCTGGGGCGATGAAGACGTTCAGAAGCATAATGAATCGATGATAATGCAGAAAATCGATCATTTTGTTAAACTAAGACGGTTTGAAACCATGTCGCTGCATGAGATGTCACAAGACTTGAAG ATCCCAGATATAACCTGGCTTCAGCCTCCAGGCTCCGCTGGCCAGAAGCCAAGCAAAACGGACACTGCAAAGCGACACGAGATTTTTCATGAGTTTCTCTATTTTGTGTTTGATTCTCTCTTGATACCCCTGATCCGCAACAATTTCTACGTCACTGAGTCTAATACCCACCGATACCAAGTCTTTTACTTCCGACACGAAATCTGGAAGCGCATCGCAGAGCCTGCCATGGCAGATCTCAAGGCGGATATGTTTGAAGAGGTTAGATTGGACGAGGCATTGGCTGTCCTCCAATCAAGGCGGCTTGGCTTCAGCCAAGTTCGTCTGTTACCCAAGGGTGACAAACTCCGCCCCATCATGAACCTCAGGCGGAGGGCTCTGACCCGAGGAGCCTCAAAAACCCTGGGGCCGAGTATCAATACCATATTAGGACCGGTTCATACGTTGTTGAAGCTGGAAAAG GATGCCAATCCCTCGAAATTAGGGTCTACCATGTTCTCCGTGAGTGATATATACACTCGGTTGAAGCTTTTCAAGGAGTCCCTAGGGCCTAGTCATGATAAGCTGTACTTTGCCAAGATcgatgtcaaggctgcttTCGACACGATCCCTCAACCCGCAGTTATCAAACTCATGGGTTCCATACCAAGCCAGGACAAGTACACCATCATGAAGCACGCCGAGGTCAAGCCCGGTGAGCGGGCTCTGCTCGAAGGTGAAAAGTCCTCATCCAAAGCCATCCGGCGATGGCACGCAACAGCCCTGACCGAGGGCGAACCCTTCAACTTTACCACACGGCTCGAGAGGGATTTAGcaggaaagaagaaaaacaCCGTCTTTGTGGACAGTGCCATGCGAAAAACTCACAGCGTTGGCGAGCTCCTGCGCCTCCTGACCCAGCACGTTGAACAGAACCTAGTCAAGGTTGGCAAGAAGTATTACAGGCAAAAGATAGGCATCCCACAAGGATCTGTTCTTTCATCTTTCCTGTGCAACTACTTCTATGCTGATCTCGAGGCCCAATATCTGGGATTCCTAGCCTCGCCCGACACCCTACTGTTGCGACTCATTGACGACTTCCTCCTCGTGACACTAGATCAGGACAAGGCTGTCAGGTTTGTGGACACGATGCACCAGGGCGTCCCCGAGTACGGCGTTGTGGTCAACCCGGCAAAGACTTTGGTCAACTTTGATATGTCGCATGATGGCACTCCTGTTCGCAAGGTTGATGGTCAGGCAGGCTTCCCTTACTGCGGAACCACCATCAACTGTCAGACTCTGGAGATTACCAAGGACAGACAGCGGGACGCTAATCTTG ACGTGTCTGCCTCTCTTACAGTTGACTTTGGTCGAACACCAGGTCAAAACTTCCAGCGCAAAGTGCTCA ATGCCTTCAAGATCCAGTCTCATCTCATGTTCTATGATACATCCCACAACTCAACACGAACTGTCCTCACATCGCTCCAAGGGGCGTTTGGCGAgacagccaagaagatgTGGGCATATCTCCGCTGCCTTGGAAAATCACGACAGCCCAGCGGTGAGCTGGTAGTCC GAACTATTATGAAGGTCATTGATGTTGCCTTTCTTCTCCTGACTAGCAAGTCTCGGACGATGCGATACCCCCAGTATAAATGCGACGTTCGCAAATCACAAGTTGCACT TGTGGCCTGCTTGGCGTTTAGAGAGGTGTTGGCAGCGAAGCAGAGCAGATATCAGCAAGTTGTGGCCTGGCTGCGCAAAGAAGTGGACAGACTCGCTTCTGGAAAGCAGTATGAGAGTCGCTCGAATTCTCAAACGTAA
- a CDS encoding Mitochondrial thiamine pyrophosphate carrier 1: MSHKEGHLKDEGSRLQTVSAGAIAGLVSRFVVSPLDVVKIRLQLQPFSLSDPLAPLREAPAYQGAFATLKHILKYEGITGLWKGNVPAELLYVCYGAVQFTTYRSTTVFLQTAFPTRLPDAAESFIAGAASGAAATGITYPLDLLRTRFAAQGRHRVYRSLRSAIWDIKRDEGWRGFFRGIGPGLGQIVPFMGLFFVSYESLRISLEGLHMPWGSGDATAGMMASIIAKTAVFPLDLVRKRIQVQGPSRSRYVYENIPEYSTARGAIRSILRTEGFRGLYKGLPISLIKAAPASAVTLWTYEQTMRFMLSWDSGAEAVIREEL, from the exons ATGTCGCACAAAGAAGGTcacctcaaggatgag GGCTCCAGACTCCAGACTGTGTCTGCGGGTGCGATAGCAGGTCTGGTCTCTCG CTTCGTCGTCTCTCCCCTCGACGTCGTCAAGATCCgcctccaacttcaaccttTCTCCCTTTCCGATCCCCTCGCACCCCTGCGCGAAGCTCCCGCATACCAAGGAGCGTTTGCGACTCTAAAACACATCCTGAAGTATGAAGGAATCACAGGCCTGTGGAAGGGCAACGTCCCTGCCGAATTGCTGTACGTATGTTACGGCGCAGTTCAGTTCACAACCTACCGCTCGACGACCGTTTTTCTCCAAACCGCATTCCCGACACGCCTACCCGATGCCGCCGAGAGCTTTATCGCTGGAGCCGCTTCCGGTGCCGCCGCAACTGGTATTACATATCCTCTCGACCTGTTGAGGACGCGGTTTGCGGCTCAAGGACGTCATCGTGTTTACCGGTCGCTGAGAAGCGCCATCTGGGATATTAAACGTGACGAGGGTTGGAGGGGGTTCTTTCGGGGCATTGGACCTGGCCTCGGCCAGATTGTGCCGTTTATGGGCCTCTTTTTCGTCTCATATGAGTCTCTTAGGATCTCGTTAGAAGGCTTGCATATGCCTTGGGGTAGTGGAGATGCTACTGCAGGCATGATGGCTAGTATCATAGCCAAGACGGCCGTGTTCCCCCTCGACCTGGTGCGGAAACGTATCCAGGTCCAGGGTCCATCTCGAAGTCGATACGTGTATGAGAACATACCGGAATATTCAACGGCGCGGGGGGCGATTCGATCTATCCTACGAACCGAGGGCTTCCGCGGTCTTTACAAGGGCCTACCGatcagcctcatcaaggcAGCACCAGCGAGCGCTGTCACTCTTTGGACTTATGAGCAGACGATGCGATTCATGCTTAGTTGGGATTCAGGCGCCGAAGCGGTCATTCGGGAAGAATTATAG